The Gadus macrocephalus chromosome 3, ASM3116895v1 DNA segment TTAAATTTCCAGATGCTGGACATCTGGACCTGGCTACACCGGATCCAGAAATCCAGAACGGGTTCCGACCAATCATGACACCGTGTCAAACTATGCATTATAATAGCCTGCTATGTGTTGTGATGAGTGAGTGTTGTGATCGGTCAAAATTGCACCTTGGACCTTGCATCCGGTTCTGGAGTCACTTTATCTGGCTTTAGTCACTTTACTCTGGCTTGATTCATAGCTCCCTTGATATCAATTTCAGACGACAGAGAATGAAAAAGCGGACCAAAATAAAACGGATGACATTGCGTTAATAGGAATAGTGGAAGAGCTGCACAGCTGTGGGTGTGACCAGGGTCTGGACGGGTTCTGGGACCTGGAAGGTGGCTGGTCACAGTGGCCCCAAGAGAGGGAGGACCGGTCCCAGCGACATACTGCACCAGATGCGGGCATGTAGTGGGCCAAAATAGGAAGGATTGATTTAGCCTGACCTTCCACAGAGTTGGAGATGAAGGAACCTGGCAACCAGGCTGGAAGTATTTTCACAAAGAAGTGGGAATAAAATTTGTTAAAATATGATGAAAGCAAAGAATCGAGTGATGAGAGAACGAGATTTGCTTGCATTACCGGAGGCATTCTGCAAAACAGTGGGGTTGAATCTGGCTCCCTGCAATTTTCTTTGGAATGAAGTTCATTTGAGGATGTAGAATTAAATCAGTTCTGCTAGCTGGGAGACTTGTCACAACATGGAGACGTGTGTCCTTTGAGGTAATACATGAAAAAGGGAAATGTCCTGCAGTGTATGAATCTTGGACTCTTGGAGATGCCCTTCTTCTAAGACTCAGTTTTCAGCAAGCTTTGTTGGGGTGCCCTGAGAATTCAATAACAGCAGAGTCTATCCTCAGCTGAACCTCATACCCTGTTCTTTCATTCATAGTGGACTCTATATTCAGCTACCCCCATTCATAGTGGGTTCTACCCTCCCACTCATAACAGAATATACCCTCAGCTGATCCTCAAACCCTGATTCCTCACTCATAATGGGGTCTATCCTGAGCTGATCTTTAAACCCTTGATCCCTCATTCAAAGTGGTTCCCTCATTCATAGTTGAGTCTACCCCACGCTTCTCTCATTCAACCATAAGCTTCTCTCATTCATAGTGGTGTCTATCAGCTTCTCTCATTCATATAAGAGTCTGCACTAAGCTTCTCTCATTCATAGTCGAGAGTGACTAACCTTAGCTTCTCTCATCATAGCGCAGTCTACTATAAGCCTCTCTCAATCATTGAGGGGACTACCATCAGTTTCTCTCAGTCATATTTCAGTCTATCATCAGTTAATCCTTAAACACTGTTACTCTTTTGGTTTTCCTCTGATTAACATGCGAtccacaaaataaataacagatgAACGAATATACAgtgaatgtgcgtgtgcatgtgagtgcgtgcgtgcatgcgcgtgtgtctgtgttacctTGTTACAGTGTTCTGATCCTCCATCTTGTGGTTCTGTCTTTAATCTCTACGCCTTCTTTCATTTCTtgtttctctcactcttgcACTTTCCCAATCTTTAATCTTCTTCCGATCGATTTGTTTTCCATCCTGTTGGGCTTCTTCCTATAGCTTATAGTGAAGCGCTGGTAGTGTCTAGTACATTTATACATATTATTTCATAGCATTATTGTGAATATTGTtattagtagtagcagtagtattagtagatGTATTTACCTGACATACAAGTGATTTTGTATATCAGCACACTTGTTCCTGACTACTTCTAGTGCAGCTACTGCATAAAATACCGCATAGTTCATTGTATTATATGCAGCATATAGAATGTTGCTTCTTCAcctgtttctcacacacacgcgcatgcacgcacacacatacacacacaaccttcaTTGTCTCCACAAAAAATCCGTCAGCTTTCCAACACCACATCATGTCATAATATTCTAAAAGACAGTGGGCAGGTCAAGCAAGCCTCCTGAGTTCGCCACAACAGGAATTGAACTGGGTGctctctcctcccaccagcGCCCACCGGCATTCAACACAGAAACGTGTTCCTTCTACCACCAGGAAAAAGACAGACTCAAATACCTCTACCAGTAGGATAACTACACTATAAAGTACCTCTTCTACTTGGAAAACCACACAATAAATGACCTCTACCACTAGAGTAACTACACATAAAGTACCTCTACCACTAGGCCAACTACACTATAAAGTAACTCAACCATTtggaaaactaaaaaaaatacCTTGACAACTAGGAAAATAAAGAACTTTATCTATTGTGTCttgtcttaaaaaaaacaagaaaaaatagTTAGAGTAACAAATATTTGTAATGTCTGTATCTAACAATATGTAAAAGCTTCAAATGTGTTGTTAAGTAACATGTTCATCTAATACGTTAGGTTTATACATTTGGTTGTGATGATACACATTGACAATCATTATAAACAAATCAAATTGGATGAAAATACAGATTTTTCTCCCCTCCTGCAATCATAGCAGTTATTTCAGAATATAAATGGCTGAACCTGTAGTACTTGGTCCACTGAAAACAAATGAGGTGTCATttcctttgtgtgtttatgtgtgtttgctaTTTGCATACAAAAATGAAtcaaaataagaaagaaaaggCCCAGAACAAAATTTACCAAAAATTGCCATAATAGAACAGTGGTGGTTTAATCAGATCGCCCAGGTAATCAGAGAGGTGGCAGATCACTGTCCTCCTATGATTACAGATCAGGTTTTCATGATCAAGGAAGACAATATGTTTTCTtcacaatttcttttttttaaatgcagttCAATTTATATTTTGTTACAGTGATTGAATCAAGATTCAAACTTGCCGCAATCGAACTCTGTGACCGTTTCCTCAGAACTCGAATCCAACAGGCAAACAGAAACACGTTGGTCCGTTGGGTTTCGAAAGACCCTTGACCTTTGCCCTCTACGACCCTGCCTCTCGACCTCTGGCCCCAAGGACACATGTCACCAGGGCCCCTCCCTACGTGGGGCCCGCTGTGTACATCGAGCCTGCCCGGGGACTGCAGCTGCACAGCGTCACTGGACAATGTTCACAGCTGCCCCCCCTCCTGGCACATCAACAGCCAGAAGCCAGCAGAGACCACAGCCATCCATTGGCGTTGGTGCTGCTGTTGGCTCTGAGCTGCACTTCCGAGTCCCATCTGTTTACTCGACTGGTTTGTGTGTCAGCTTACTACCACTTTGAAGGAGCCAGGCATGCTAGGCTGTCGAGTATTTTTTATTATACGGCTAGTCGGCATTATAGATGACATTTTCTTATTTAAATTTGTTTTAGGATTATGATGTAGGTATTTGAAGCTCTAGATGCTGGTCTCTATAGGTTAGATAAGATCTAGGACTACATTCTAGATACTATAATGGTAGCCACAGCAGCAAGCACAGGACAATATTATACAAGAAAGGAAGAATAAAATCGAAAAATAGAAATTGGGATCGAATTTCTTTTGGAGAAAATATTTCTCAATACAATATGAGTATATTGGGTTGTATGccaacagtaggcctatacaaaCTATCGCCAAGAGCCCCATACATGTCCTGCGTCCTACTACAACGAGCGGGAGGCTATTGAATCGTCCTGATGTTGAATCAGAGTAGATCTCCATGCCGCGCGTCACCACCGCTTCTTTATGACTCTGCAGGCTGCGTGACGCGCCAGTGGATCCACTTGGCGGGGAGGAGCGGACTTCAGGCACACTGTGCAGGCGGTGGTAGTGTGGGGAGATGCGGGGAGAGTTGGACAGGGTGCTCAGGACGCCACCAGCGGTGCGTCTGTGTGAGGACTTCCTCGTGGCATTTTCCTGACAATCAcaattatttttctcttttttgcccaaaaatgtcatatttatttttttactacttCAATACTTATTGACCTATTTTTGGACCTTACAGTTAAAATAAAAGAAGAGGAAAACTTGTTATCATTCGAAACGCATGCGAAGCTTTGCCTGGTGCCGTTCTTTGTTGGAGACAATCTGAGGGAAAAACAATTACATTCTCGTCGCAAGAAGGCCTGCACGAGTGCGTCAGTGTGACTGCAAGCTATATTTCTGGAGTAAACACTCAGGACTCCTACTATGATGTCAAGCACCGCGCTGTTTTCAACGGGTAACAAACTTTGACCACCTCTTCATGGAGTTTCAAAATGACCCATTCTAACTTCACGGAAGACGGAAGCGACGATGGGATCTACTCGGGCGAGGCGCTCAACGCCTCCCTGGACAACCAGACGAATGCGGGCGGCAACCGCACGACCTGCATACCCTCGGAGGTGGACTCCCAGGTCATCGTGGTCGGCGTGTTCCTCGCACTGTTCATCCTGGTGGCCATCGTGGGCAACATCTTGGTCATCCTCTCGGTGCTGTGCAACAGGCACCTGCAGACGGTCACCAACTACTTCATCGTCAACCTGGCCGTGGCCGACTTGCTGCTCAGCATCATCGTGCTGCCCTTCTCTGCTTCCCTGGAGGTACTGGGTTGCTGGCTGTTCGGCCGGGTGTTCTGCAACATCTGGGCCGCGGTGGACGTGCTGTGCTGCACCGCGTCCATCCTCAGCCTGTGCGTGATCTCAATCGACCGCTACATCGGCGTGAAGCACTGCCTCAAGTACCCCGCGATCGTCACAGAGCGGCGGGCGGCGGTGatcctggtggtggtgtggcTCTCCTCCAtggtcatctccataggaccGCTGCTCGGCTGGAAGGAGCCGCCGCCGGAGGACGAGCGCATCTGCAGGATCACGGAGGAGCCCTTCTACGCGATCTTCTCGTCGCTCTTCTCCTTCTACCTGCCGCTCATGGTCATCCTGGTCATGTACTTTCGGGTTTACGTGGTGGCGCGCCGGACCACCAAGAGTTTGGAAGCCGGCGTGAAGCGGGAGAGGAACAAGTCGATGGAGGTCGTGCTGCGGATCCACTGTCGCAGCGTGCTTGGCGACGTGCGTCCGGACAGCTCCAAGAGCAGCAAGCAGCACCCGTTCAGGAGCTCGCTGTCGGTGCGCCTCATGAAGTTCTCGCGGGAGAAGAAAGCGGCGAAAACCCTGGCGATTGTGGTCGGCATGTTCATCCTGTGCTGGCTAcccttttttttccttctgcCACTAGGTAACGATCCCTTTCATTCTCTTTTATACAAAGGCTATACTGACTATACTGTATAGGCTATTGGTGTAATATTTATGTAAGCGATGGTGATGGAATTCTTTAAGTTATCTCCGACCGGCAACGTAATGACACAAATGACATCCAATgaatctatatttatattatatatttaaatgataGGCTTACATCAAAACActcttgtgtgtgtacacacacacacacacacacacacacacacacacacacacacacacacacacacacacacacacacacacacacacacacacacacacacacacacacacacacacacacacacacacacacacacacacacacacacacacaatccaacaATCCATGCAGCCAGGAGAAGATCTTCATCATAACTTAAAATGGGAACATCACTTAGGGTCAGTGATTGAGCTTTCAATGCAGATCAGATTCACAAAGCTGAGCATTTAATTTTTCCACTGATTCAAATCTAATGCCCTAAGCAACCAATAAGCAATTTCACGCTTGCTTATGGATTTGGCCCAGATGCGTTTCACCATTGGTCAGATGTGATCTTGGTATCTGACATAGAGCTCTTCCTCAACCTTGAAGATCCAACAGTAGGCCTAGCATATTTAGCAgcttaatccccccccccccccatctcctcatAGTCTTCCACACGTGCACACGTATACACAGCAGCAACAAATACAACGTGATGTCCCAACCCCAGaatttgacctctgacctccacacTCCTACCACCTCTCTGTTTTCACTTGTTATGGTGGGAGGGGCCTCCTCCTGGgtcaagtcccccccccccctggtgttTTATAAACTGGTGATTTATAAATTGGCTTAATGACAAGAGTAATTGACCCAAATGAACCAGCCACTTTCCTGGTATTCTTCTCAGTGAGAggctgaaagaaaaaaaacggagATGAGGAGCAAAGAGGAAGGAAAGGGAGTATGTAGCTCCGCTCCACGCTTCAAAGATAACAGCACAATTAGTGATTCAAACTCTGAGCTTCAAAAGACTTAATACCCTTTCTGAAAATTCCATGATTGTTATTCCTCATAGACGACAATTCTCTGTTTGAtattctctatgtgtgtgtgtgcgtgtgcatgtgtgtgtgtgtgtgtctgtgcgtgtgtgtgtgtgtgtgtgtgtgtgtgtgtgtgtgtgcatgattcaGAGTGTTGGTTTAAAGTGCATTGGAGGTCATCATCTTAACAAAGGTGCATGCAGCAGGTCACGTCCTTTTCTCTAACTATTCCCTGTCCACGTGAGTGTCCCGTGCTTCCCTGTCTTGGCATCGCTACAGAATCACTGCCCAATGTCTAGCATTCTCTATGGAGAAATGAAAAAGGAGGGAGAACTTTGGTCCACCGTTATTCCCATTTCCGTTTAGATTGTGTTAGGCAGGaacagaggagaaagggaaggggGGCTTTGTCAAAAGGAAATGCTTATCTGAAGAAAATGGCACTTAATCTACaatatattctttttttgttaGATCTTAGGGGGTTTAAAGTTACAGACGAAGGTCTGTATAGGACGTGCATAGGGACGATGTCGGAACGTCAATTTAGTCAAGGAGGTTTCTCCCTCACCAACACAACACTCTTACTTTAGGCCCTCCTTTCTCCCAGGCCACGTCCTGGCTACAACATAGAAGATGAACCCATATATATTGCATTTGAAAAAGTGTGTGAAACGGCCAACTCATCTGAGCCCAATATGTCAATAGAAAGTAGCCTTCTCCAAAAGGCTGGATCTTgaaaacacgcagacacacacacacgcacgcacgcgcacacacacacacacactttatttaaaatgtacattttaaataaagattCTTTGGATCCTAAATTAATCTGTTATATATTCAGTCAACACTGCAGGATTCGGACTTACAGGGTTGGTTGAAACTACAACTATCCAATAGTGTTCCTGTAACGAGCAATTTGCAATAAGCCCCTCGCTTTCAATACAGGTAACAATATTTTAATGGGTGTCGTGGGTGAAAGTCAAACACTTATGTTGAGTGTGTTGAACCTTTCTTGAAATGAGAGTCCAAATCATGTATTTTCAACATGAGAAAATACACATTGTATGTAGCTCTGTGGCTGACTATTTAGCCTAACAGGTCAGGGTTTATTATTTACAATATATTTCTAGGTATAGAGAAGAGACCCTAAAGGGGGAACGCAATGCTCCTCGCTCGATCTCACCATGCCAAATgattacaatgttttttttcatttttttttcatttttaacatttttgttaatttgTCTGATTCCAATGTGATGTAATTTGTGAAGTCCCAATATATTGACAGTGAGATCTAAAATCCTGCTGCATGTCATGGCCAAACAACAAGGTTCTGCGTGTGTACACAACAACATGCCGCCCTCCCAGAGCCTAGCAACATGTCGGCCTTCTCTGCTGAGGCTCACGtcgtcacacaaatacaaaacccCTTGTTGAACTCAACAGACTCAACTCAGACTATGGAGTCAGGAAACATTCCTACGACCGCGTTCTTGTGCAAGCACTGCATAGTTCCATGGCCAGATCTATAGGCTGGGAAGGCCCCAGTATGCTTAACATTGAATATAAATCAGCATGCATTGGCTGTTGAAATTGTCCATTTTAACAGGGTGCAATGTAGTCGTAACAAACAATGCAATTTGCTTGATTAATGAAATGAGTCGCGGTGGGAGACGACGTGGCCCAGGGGACTACAGACACAACTGCAGGCAGCGGCGTATAGGGGAAGGGACATGTGGGAAAAAAGTTAGATGAGTTCAGTACCCTCGCGCACACTAAATTGATCGAAGTCCAAtgtgctgctttgatttggtgcCAACCCTGCCATTTCTGTCAATGCAAAAACGGCTACTTTAATATCCTATCGAGTAGACAATGACATTCATTGTGGACTATTGTGCAGTTGATTAGCTGTGATCCTGCTCGGTGCAGGGCGTCGTCTTCCATCCCACCACATCGCCACAGCAGAGAAAGAACAGGCCGTGAACCAGGGTGAAGGGAATACATTTACAATGGCCTGATTGGCTTCGTCATTATTGTTCAAGGTCCTCCATTGCCAGCCCTTTCAACAATTGGCCTTTCTCGGTTTGAGCCTGACGGCCATTTAGAGACACAGTGGTCCATTCGGGATCGGGATCCTGTACTGACTATTTGTCGTATGACTCACAGATGAAAAGCACTGGGTGAGATTCCCAGTGTGAACAGCTTATCTGTATCTCTACTTTAAAACACCGTTCTTTTGGATAAAATAACAATATAACTCAATAGTAAATTCAGGGAAATATTACAGGACAAGGAGCATAGCAAGATCTGCTGAATGACTAAACATGAATTCAATTATGTTTTGTACTGCCACCAACAGATACTGTTTGCTGTTTGATTTGAGTGCCATAGAGTTTCGGTTGTTGTCCCACATTACATTACAATGTAATGTTCCTTTGATCCGCAGAATTCATCATATTTGTCCAACATCCATTCAATTTGTGCATTTTTGCCCAACATCCATCATACTTGTACTTGTTTCCTGTCTTTTGGATAACAATGGAAGTTATGGCGTTTTGCCAATTTAACGTGTGTTGGACGGACATCGTTTTAGATCCAAACACAGAAATCTGGATGGTTTCGGCCATAAGAAGTCAAAAGAAGATGAGACATGCTGGCCTTGTTATTGAAGGTAAGCAATGCAAGAGGGATCATTTGAACTAGAAG contains these protein-coding regions:
- the adra1d gene encoding alpha-1A adrenergic receptor; protein product: MTHSNFTEDGSDDGIYSGEALNASLDNQTNAGGNRTTCIPSEVDSQVIVVGVFLALFILVAIVGNILVILSVLCNRHLQTVTNYFIVNLAVADLLLSIIVLPFSASLEVLGCWLFGRVFCNIWAAVDVLCCTASILSLCVISIDRYIGVKHCLKYPAIVTERRAAVILVVVWLSSMVISIGPLLGWKEPPPEDERICRITEEPFYAIFSSLFSFYLPLMVILVMYFRVYVVARRTTKSLEAGVKRERNKSMEVVLRIHCRSVLGDVRPDSSKSSKQHPFRSSLSVRLMKFSREKKAAKTLAIVVGMFILCWLPFFFLLPLGSLFPALKPSDTLFKVVFWLGYFNSCINPMIYPCSSQEFQRAFTRLLRCRCQRRRRRLRRFYDQRWRTAVKGIQRERMGRGGYGPAAALHGSTDGGIGGVGGSLVYPTSPSTGSSLRFKGWRLFPPLRTSSFQLREKMNSLSRKITTRGGGSAGGTGGSAAASLHRNDVDTVSMGMYGECEPGSYQVYDFPDCYDLKETDI